The Silvanigrella paludirubra genome includes a window with the following:
- the dnaE gene encoding DNA polymerase III subunit alpha yields the protein MQLTEEFVHLHIHSEYSLLDGSIKVKKLVKELSKRAAKAAALTDHDGMHGVLEFYLACQSEKINGIIGYEINVEPVFLEDKKQVTHLILLAENDLGYSNLIKLCTIANTSGKNALFPDSTNVSWDELKKHSEGIICLTSCMKSELSKLILLEQSDKAALYLEKLALVFGVNNTFVELIDNGIPEQKFLINQLVALAKKLNIEIVASADVHYLYPKDKETHMSLLAIKNKLQKSDVRGIPDEIEFHLATAEEMINKFSSYPEAIVNTKKIADRCHVKIDTKSIFMPDYRQFEHETSDDCLVRLSKEGLELRKSAVALWMGNKFSEEIWEDYKKRLDYELSVILKMKFSGYFLIVQDFINWAKENNIPVGPGRGSAAGSVVTYALRITNIDPIRFNLLFERFLNPDRISMPDIDTDFCQDRRAEVLNYVYQKYGNRAVSQIVTFGRMMAKNALKNLARINGWSFHDSNEFAKLIPESPGITLEQAIKEEEKISQRIEADERAKNLWEGALEVEGTLSSLGIHAAGVIISDRALDERCPLLETEGQLLTQFENKYAEKIGLIKFDFLGLKTLTVIDNAVKLIHKQKDPKLDIEYIELEDKKVYEMISTAHVTGIFQLESTGMRKLIADLKPTCFTDIIAVLALFRPGPLGSGMVEDFVKRKHGETQVEYPFPELEPILSDTYGVIVYQEQVQKIAAVLANYSLGEADLLRRAMGKKDKNEMERQKSRFVSGATENKHDPQKSADLFDLMAKFAEYGFNKSHTAAYGWVTYQTAWLKTYYPTEFMTAIMTCDLDNTDKIVGYVRDCKRMKIRILPPSVNHSRFEFSIPEDKVIQFGLGAIKGLGSGIINMIVSEREKGGIFSTVPEFIARLDARKLNKKVMESLIKAGAFDSIASNRAELLTNSDSWMRTIAKEAERDESTGYDIFGIIEQTPLKTEKTKEPIKELKTNKNSKNKFEFCPKAIPTLIKTESCSYKILNHLVAVQLKETKPWNYQEQLSHEFSTLGFYMTGHPADLLREDIKEITEITLDQTAFYLEPENVPDYKRKAIKIAGIVSMVLEKKNKDGNPFLVLKIEDGYGELEVTLFSKQYTALTEPIKIGEALLIECKIKKGIEEGSVKGIVQSIDRISNKRIELVKRIILNTDEDFLKETKNLLLLEEILKKNKGNTPLFMDILIQDQNLRIKAKLGNHFIKPTDTFIFDIENTWPGMIKVERLYQLPIQQI from the coding sequence GTGCAGCTAACAGAAGAGTTCGTTCACCTTCATATTCACTCGGAATATTCTCTCTTAGATGGCTCAATAAAAGTTAAAAAACTCGTAAAAGAACTCAGCAAAAGAGCCGCTAAAGCAGCGGCTCTAACTGATCATGATGGTATGCATGGTGTTCTTGAGTTTTACTTAGCCTGCCAATCTGAAAAAATAAATGGAATTATTGGATACGAAATAAATGTAGAGCCCGTATTCTTAGAAGATAAAAAACAAGTAACACATTTAATTTTACTAGCAGAAAATGATTTAGGATATTCAAACTTAATAAAACTCTGTACAATAGCTAATACCTCAGGAAAAAATGCTCTATTTCCTGATTCAACAAATGTTTCTTGGGATGAATTAAAAAAACATTCTGAAGGTATTATTTGTTTGACAAGTTGCATGAAAAGTGAATTATCCAAGCTTATATTATTAGAACAAAGTGACAAAGCAGCTTTATACTTAGAAAAATTAGCCTTAGTTTTTGGTGTTAATAATACTTTTGTAGAACTTATTGATAATGGAATCCCAGAACAAAAGTTTTTAATAAATCAACTTGTCGCACTTGCAAAAAAATTAAATATTGAAATTGTTGCTTCTGCAGATGTCCATTATTTATATCCAAAAGATAAAGAAACACATATGTCACTTCTTGCAATTAAAAATAAATTGCAAAAATCAGATGTAAGAGGCATTCCTGATGAAATTGAATTTCATCTTGCTACTGCTGAAGAAATGATAAATAAATTTTCCTCTTACCCCGAAGCCATAGTAAATACAAAAAAAATTGCAGATCGGTGTCATGTAAAAATAGATACAAAAAGTATTTTTATGCCTGACTACAGACAATTTGAACATGAGACTTCAGATGATTGCCTTGTCAGACTTTCAAAAGAAGGCCTTGAACTGAGAAAAAGTGCTGTTGCATTATGGATGGGAAATAAATTTTCAGAAGAAATTTGGGAAGACTACAAAAAACGTCTCGATTATGAATTATCAGTTATTTTAAAAATGAAGTTTTCTGGATACTTTTTAATAGTACAGGACTTTATCAACTGGGCCAAAGAAAATAATATCCCGGTTGGTCCAGGGCGTGGTTCTGCAGCGGGCAGTGTTGTTACTTATGCATTAAGAATTACAAATATTGATCCTATTCGATTTAATTTATTATTTGAAAGATTTTTAAACCCCGATCGAATTTCTATGCCCGATATTGATACAGACTTTTGCCAAGATAGACGAGCAGAAGTATTAAATTATGTTTATCAAAAATATGGTAACAGAGCTGTCTCACAAATTGTTACCTTTGGCCGAATGATGGCAAAAAATGCTTTAAAAAACTTGGCTCGAATTAATGGCTGGTCTTTTCATGACAGCAATGAATTTGCAAAATTAATTCCAGAATCACCTGGTATTACTTTAGAACAAGCAATTAAAGAAGAAGAGAAAATTAGCCAAAGAATAGAAGCCGATGAAAGAGCAAAAAATCTTTGGGAAGGTGCACTTGAAGTTGAAGGCACTCTTAGCTCTCTAGGTATTCATGCTGCGGGAGTTATTATTTCGGATAGGGCTTTAGACGAACGCTGTCCTTTGCTAGAAACAGAAGGCCAATTATTAACTCAATTTGAAAATAAATATGCAGAAAAAATTGGGCTTATAAAATTTGACTTTTTAGGCTTAAAAACTCTTACTGTTATAGACAATGCTGTAAAACTTATTCACAAACAAAAAGATCCAAAACTAGATATAGAATATATCGAACTTGAAGATAAAAAAGTTTATGAAATGATTTCCACCGCTCATGTTACTGGAATTTTTCAGCTCGAGTCCACAGGCATGAGAAAACTCATTGCCGATTTAAAACCAACTTGCTTTACAGATATTATTGCTGTTTTAGCTTTATTTAGACCGGGACCTCTAGGTTCAGGGATGGTTGAAGACTTTGTAAAAAGAAAACATGGAGAAACTCAAGTTGAATACCCATTTCCTGAATTAGAACCTATATTAAGTGATACATATGGCGTTATTGTTTATCAGGAACAAGTCCAAAAAATTGCGGCCGTACTTGCAAATTATAGCCTTGGTGAAGCTGATTTATTACGTCGTGCCATGGGTAAAAAAGACAAAAATGAAATGGAAAGACAAAAAAGCCGTTTCGTTAGTGGAGCAACTGAAAATAAACATGATCCACAAAAATCTGCCGACTTATTCGATCTTATGGCAAAATTTGCTGAATATGGCTTTAACAAAAGTCATACAGCCGCTTATGGTTGGGTAACGTACCAAACTGCTTGGTTAAAAACATACTATCCAACCGAATTTATGACTGCAATTATGACATGCGACTTGGATAATACAGATAAAATTGTTGGGTATGTCCGTGACTGTAAACGCATGAAAATCAGAATTTTACCTCCCTCTGTAAATCATTCTCGATTTGAATTTAGCATTCCAGAAGATAAAGTCATTCAATTTGGATTAGGTGCCATAAAAGGACTTGGCTCCGGTATTATAAATATGATTGTTTCTGAACGCGAAAAAGGTGGTATTTTTTCTACCGTTCCCGAATTTATTGCCAGATTAGATGCAAGAAAATTAAATAAAAAAGTAATGGAAAGTTTAATTAAAGCAGGAGCCTTTGATTCCATCGCCTCAAATCGTGCTGAATTATTAACAAACTCTGATTCCTGGATGCGAACGATTGCCAAAGAGGCAGAACGAGACGAAAGCACAGGCTATGATATATTTGGTATAATTGAACAAACACCTTTAAAAACAGAAAAAACAAAAGAACCTATTAAAGAATTAAAAACAAATAAAAATTCTAAAAATAAGTTTGAGTTTTGTCCAAAAGCTATTCCTACATTAATTAAAACAGAAAGCTGTTCCTATAAAATATTGAACCACTTGGTTGCTGTACAATTAAAAGAAACAAAACCTTGGAATTATCAAGAACAATTAAGTCATGAATTTTCTACACTTGGTTTTTATATGACGGGACATCCCGCTGATTTACTAAGAGAAGATATAAAAGAAATTACTGAAATTACTCTTGATCAAACTGCATTTTATTTAGAGCCAGAAAATGTTCCTGATTACAAAAGAAAAGCAATTAAAATAGCTGGCATTGTATCTATGGTTTTAGAAAAAAAGAATAAAGATGGAAACCCTTTTTTAGTTCTAAAAATTGAAGATGGCTATGGCGAATTAGAAGTTACTTTATTTAGCAAACAATATACAGCATTAACAGAACCTATTAAAATAGGAGAAGCTCTGCTAATTGAGTGCAAAATTAAAAAGGGTATAGAAGAAGGAAGTGTCAAAGGAATTGTACAAAGTATTGATCGAATTTCAAATAAAAGAATTGAACTGGTAAAACGTATCATATTAAATACAGATGAAGATTTTTTAAAAGAAACTAAAAATTTATTATTACTTGAAGAAATACTCAAAAAAAACAAAGGGAATACTCCTTTATTTATGGACATTTTAATTCAAGATCAAAATTTAAGAATAAAAGCAAAATTAGGAAATCATTTTATTAAACCAACAGATACTTTTATTTTTGATATAGAAAACACTTGGCCTGGTATGATAAAAGTAGAAAGATTATATCAACTACCAATTCAGCAAATATAA